A portion of the Deltaproteobacteria bacterium genome contains these proteins:
- a CDS encoding branched-chain amino acid ABC transporter permease, with protein MKNRRLSATGLILVLSFAVALVLPVFIKDPYILHVGINIFIWSILTLGIRVVLVTGHLNAAQASFMGMGAYLSGLMAMKLKWSFWLCLPFSGVAVALLAMILGYPILRIKGAYFVMITFAITEVFRHLWMMWEKVFGGPQGILGIPRPAIIELAGLQISFASKAPFYYLAIAVLIFTVFILRRLDNSRFGLTLRSIPQADQLAVSIGVPVLRYKLMAFVIGSLFAGLAGSLWAHYFTYANPDDFTWLNSLYMLMYAVIGGTQTVLGPIVGCLVLLGLDEFLRPLKQYMPIILGMILILVLVFVPGGLITLPEKIRSRIRKE; from the coding sequence ATGAAGAATAGACGGTTATCCGCAACCGGTCTCATTCTGGTGCTTTCTTTTGCGGTCGCACTGGTGCTTCCCGTTTTTATAAAAGATCCCTATATCCTCCATGTGGGCATCAATATCTTTATCTGGAGCATTTTGACCCTGGGAATCCGGGTGGTCCTGGTCACCGGGCACCTCAATGCGGCCCAGGCCAGTTTCATGGGTATGGGGGCCTATCTTTCCGGACTGATGGCCATGAAACTCAAATGGAGCTTCTGGCTTTGTTTGCCCTTTTCCGGGGTAGCCGTGGCCCTCTTGGCTATGATCCTGGGATATCCCATTTTAAGAATCAAAGGGGCCTACTTTGTCATGATCACCTTTGCCATCACCGAGGTCTTCCGGCATCTTTGGATGATGTGGGAAAAGGTATTCGGCGGACCTCAGGGGATTCTGGGCATCCCCCGTCCGGCGATTATCGAGCTGGCCGGGCTCCAGATCAGTTTTGCCTCCAAGGCCCCTTTTTACTACCTGGCCATCGCCGTCCTGATTTTTACTGTTTTCATATTGCGCCGGCTGGACAACTCCCGGTTCGGACTGACCTTGCGCTCTATCCCCCAGGCCGATCAACTGGCGGTGTCTATCGGCGTGCCCGTCCTCCGCTATAAATTGATGGCCTTTGTGATCGGTTCGTTGTTCGCCGGACTGGCCGGGTCCCTGTGGGCCCATTATTTTACCTATGCCAATCCCGATGATTTCACCTGGCTCAATTCATTGTATATGCTGATGTACGCCGTGATCGGCGGAACCCAGACCGTGTTGGGTCCCATTGTCGGCTGTCTCGTTTTACTCGGTCTGGATGAGTTTTTAAGACCCCTGAAACAGTACATGCCTATTATCCTGGGAATGATTTTGATTCTGGTTCTGGTTTTCGTACCCGGCGGCCTGATCACCTTGCCGGAGAAAATCCGTTCCCGGATTCGTAAGGAGTAG